In Thermomonas carbonis, a single genomic region encodes these proteins:
- a CDS encoding superoxide dismutase, with amino-acid sequence MAIELPALPYDRTALEPHISGETIDFHYGKHHKTYVDNLNKMIEGTEFADMPLEEIIRKSQGGMFNNAAQIWNHTFYWNCLKPAGGGEPTGKLLDAINAAFGDFAKFKEQFTDTSIKTFGSGWGWLVQRKDGSLALASTSNAATPLTGEDTPLLTCDVWEHAYYIDYRNARPKYLDAFWNLVNWDFVAGNMK; translated from the coding sequence CTGCCCTACGACCGCACCGCACTGGAGCCGCATATCTCCGGCGAGACCATCGACTTCCACTACGGCAAGCACCACAAGACCTACGTGGACAACCTCAACAAGATGATCGAGGGCACCGAGTTCGCCGACATGCCGCTGGAGGAGATCATTCGCAAGTCGCAGGGCGGGATGTTCAATAACGCCGCGCAGATCTGGAACCACACCTTCTACTGGAACTGCCTGAAGCCCGCCGGTGGCGGCGAGCCGACCGGCAAGCTGCTTGATGCGATCAACGCCGCGTTCGGCGACTTCGCCAAGTTCAAGGAACAGTTCACCGACACCTCGATCAAGACCTTCGGTTCCGGCTGGGGCTGGCTGGTGCAGCGCAAGGACGGTTCACTGGCGCTGGCCAGCACCTCCAATGCGGCCACTCCGCTGACCGGCGAAGACACCCCGCTGCTGACCTGCGATGTGTGGGAGCACGCCTACTACATCGATTACCGCAACGCCCGCCCGAAATACCTGGACGCGTTCTGGAACCTGGTGAACTGGGACTTCGTCGCCGGCAACATGAAGTAA